The sequence below is a genomic window from Sorangiineae bacterium MSr12523.
GACGGGCCCGAGCGGCTCGGATCGGGTCAAGAGATCGGCCACCACGGAGGAGGGTAAGCTTTTGGCGAATGCCAAATAGCCGGCGTCGTCAGTCGGCGGATGATCGCCGTGATACCCCGCGAGCGTCACCACCCAGCGGCCGCGTTCCATGGGATACAAGGCGCACAATCGCGTGGGCGGATCGGCGGAGACCATGGCAAAGCGCCAATCGCGCGTTTCTCCGGGCGGCGGACGAATCACACGGGTCGCGTAGCCCACGTCGATGGTGACGTTGTCCGTGGGCGGCGCCTCGTAGCCGAGCGGCGCGAGCCAGCGAAGCGAACGGGCTCCCCGGCCCGATGCGTCCACCACGAAGTCGGCGCGGTAGCTGATTCCATTGCCCAGCCGCACGCCGGTGATGCGCCGGCCGTCTTCGGTGCTCGTGAGATCGGCAACCGAGGTGTCGGCGCGCAGGATCACGCCGCGCAGATCGCGAACGCGTTCCCGTACGTAGTACTCGAGCAACGAGCGCGAGCAGGCGGGCATTTTCAAGTCGGAATCGAAGCGAATGCGCGTGCCCCCATTCATGTAAAAATGCCCGTCGCGCGTGAGGCTGATGGGAACGGCGCCGCCGGCGATCAATTCATCGGTGAATCCCGGGAACCAGCTTTCCAATCTTCGCTGGCCGGCGATGAGGAGACCGTGAAAATGGCGGCCCTGGGGAACCCCGCGTCGATCAGCCGGGCTATTGGGCAATGCATCGCGCTCGAAAATGGTAACCGTTTGAAAGTGATTGGCCAATGCGCGCGCGGCGCATAGACCGGCCATGCTCGCGCCAATGACGATGGCCGCACCACGCGGATGATCGAGTTGCTTGGACATGGATTCTCCGTTTTGGGTTGAATTAGAGCCAATCGTGAATGGCGCGCGCCGACGCGCCCGCGTGCTCGGCAATCATGGTGACGTGGTCACCCGGTATTTCGATGAGGTCGTGCGTGTGCTCCCAGTGCGCGCGCCACGCATCGCCATCGCCCATGCCCGGCAGGGGCTCCGCAACGCGAATGACCAGGGTACGTGCCGCAATGGCGGCGGGCCGATAGCCGGCGAAAAGGCGGAAATACCACATCATTGCGGTGAGCTCGTCGTCCATGCGGGGCGCGGAGTCGAGCTGCCCCATCCAGACGCGCCGCAGGGCCTCTTGAAAGCGCGGTGGAACCTCGTCGGGCAAGTACGTATCGAGAAGCACCACCCCGGCGGGCGAGACGCCCCGGCGTTCGAGTTCGCGCGCGACCTCGTAGGCAATCCACCCGCCCGAGGAGCATCCAACGAGTGCGAAGGGTTCGTCGGCGCTGCATCGAAGTACGTTGTCGGCGTGATCGCGAATGACCGAGGCAGCTTCGCGGGGGAGCGGCTCACCGCGGGCAAATCCGGTGTGCGGGAGAACCCATGTCTCGCGGAGATCCTTGAGCGATGCCGCCAGGCGGGCGTACTGAATGGGACCCGTCGGCGCGGCCAGCGAGGGAAAGCAGATCAAACGCGGTCGCACCTCGCCCCGGGCCAGGCAAACGGGGGCCGGGGCACTGTCCTGCGAAGCCTCGGCGGCCATGCGGGGGGCGCGTGCGCGGGCGGCGATTTCGAGCAGCTCCCAGGCGTGATCGTGCTGGCCCTCCGCGTAGGCCCTTCGGAAGAGGGCGAGCAGCCCGGCGGGCAGATCGAGCGCGGGCGCATGGTCTCCGTCGTCGTGCTCGGCCTCGAGCCTTCGTAAAATCGCCGCGGCGGCCTTGCGCGGGGTGGGGGACTCGAAGAGCAGCGCCGCGGGAAGCTTGGTCCCGAGGTGCGCGCTCAGTTCCTGGCGCAGCTCGACGGCCATGAGCGAGTTCAGGCCGAGCTCGAGCAGCGATCGATCGTGCGCCATGTCGCGCGCCGATCGAAGGCCGAGCTTTGCCGCTGCTTTTTCGCAGAAGATATCGAGCACCGCCCGGGCGCGCTCGGCCTCGGGCAGCCGCTTGATTTTCGCGCGCAGAAGCGGCGATGCCGAGGATCCGTTGGACGAGGGCGCCGCCACCAGGGCTCGAAGCAGCGGTGGAACGGCCTCGCCCGAGCCCGAGTCCGCGCGCGAAAGCGTAGCGCGCATGCGTCCGAGGTCGAAGGCCACGGGCACGGAGAGCACGTCGCCTGCTTCCAGGGCGCGCTCGAAGAGGCGCATCCCTTCGTCGACGGCGAGGGGCGCGAGGCCGAGGCGGCCCATGCGCGCGATGTCCGCTTGCTGAAGGTGCGCCGTCATGTTGCTTCGAACGGCCCAGTAGCCCCAGGCGAGGGCGGTCGCGGGAAGCCCGCGCGCCCTGCGATGATGGGCGAGGGCATCGAGGAAAGAATTGGCGGCCGCGTAGTTGCTTTGGCCGGGGCCACCGAGCAGGCCCGCGACGGAGGAGAACAGCACGAAAAAATCGAGCGGGAGGCCTTTCGCCGCGCGATGCAGGTTCCACGCGCCGGCGACCTTCGGCGCCATGACGGCGGCAAAACGCTCCGCGGTTTGCTTGCGCAGGACCCCGTCGTCGAGCACCCCCGCGCAATGGAAGATGCCGCGCAGTTCGCGCACCCGAGAAAGCGAGGACACGAGCGCGTGCACGGCACCGGCGTTGGCGACGTCGCACGCGAGCACCGTGACCGTCGAGCCCAATGCGCGCAGCGCATCGAGCGCTTGGACCGTTGCATCGTCCGTCGCCGGCAGCCGCGAAATGAGGGCGATGTGCCCGGCCCCGCGCTGGGCGAGCCATCGCGCCACCTCGAGCCCCAGCGCACCGAGTCCGCCCGTAACGAGGTACGTCGCACGTCGCTCGATCGCGGGCAGGGCCTCGTCCGTCGCCGGGCCCGGGCGCACGAGCCGGGGCGCGAGGAGCTGGCCATCGCGAATGGCCAGCTCGGGCTCGTCGTCCATCGCCAGCGCGGCATCGAGCAACTTCGCATCGACCTCGCCGGTGCCGACGTCGATGAGTCGAAGCCCGAGCTCGGGGTGCTCGTTGCGGGCGGTGCGGCCGAGGCCCCAGAGCGGTGCCTGCGCCAGCGACAGCGCGGGATCGGCATCGCCGGTGGCGACAGCGCCGCGCGTGAGCCATACGACGCGACGGGGCGGCTCTTCTCGGACCACGAGCGCCTGCAGCTCGGCGAGTGCTTCGGCTGTCTGCGTGTGCGTCTTCGCGACCAGGGTGTCGGGATCGTCCGATGGCGCGGGCCAATCGTGGAGGAACCCGTCGAAGCCCGGGCGGGTCTCGCGTGGAGGTACGCGTGTCCATCGCAATTCATATCGATGACGCTCCGCACCGGTTGCGCGACGCAGGGCGCCCTCGTCGGCCCGTTTGAGCCGAAGCCCGCGAAGCTCGCCCAACGGCACGCCATGGTCGTCGTAGAGCACCACCTCGACCCGATGGATTTCCTCGCTTTCGCGATGGCGTTCGACGCGCGCCCAGACGGCCGTCGCGCCCTCGCGCCAAACGGTCATGCCTTCGAGCGAGAAGGGCAGAAACATGCCCTGTTGGGCCTCCGCCTGCCATAGACCGAGCGCGTGCAAGACTCCGTCGAGCAGCGCAGGATGCATCGCGTACGCCGTCGCCTCGGATTGCAGCGCCTCGGGCAGCTCGCTTCGCACCCAGCGCACGGCGCCATCGCGAAACGATGCGCGCAGCGTCTGGAACGTGGGACCGTAGTCCAGGCCGTGTTCTCGAAGTGCGGCGTAATACCCGTCGAGGGATTCGGGCTCGGCGTGCTTCGGCGGAACCTCCCAGAGTGCCGGCGGCGGTGAGGCCGCGGCCTCGCACGGCTCGAAGAAGGCTTCCGCGTGGAGCGTCCAAACGACGTCGTCTGCGCGCTGCGCGACGGGGGCGCTGTGGATGCGAACGCGAAAGCCGATATCATCGGGGGCGACGCTCACCTGCACGCGAACTTCGCCGCGCTCGGGCACCAAAAGCGGTGTGTGCACCAGGGCTTCACGCAGCACCGGCACCCGTGTGGGATGGCTGGCCGAGGCAGCCGCCTGCGCAAGCCCGAACAGGGCCACCCCGGGGAGAAGCGTTCGCCCGAGCGCCACGTGATCGCTCACCCACGCCGGCGAGCGCCGCGACACGGTGCCGTTGAAGAGCCACGTGCCGCTGTCCGCGACCATGCTCGCGGCCCCGAGGAGCGGGTGCTTGCTCGGGATCCAACTCGGGCCGCCCGATGCCTTCGGCGCGCAGAGCCAATGCCGTTCGCGTTGGAAGGCGTACGTCGGAAGAGCGACCGTGAGGCCGG
It includes:
- a CDS encoding SDR family NAD(P)-dependent oxidoreductase, which codes for MTISQDKITEALRTSLREVERLKKRNRDIEAATKEPVAIVAMGCRFPGGADSPEAFWKLLEGGKDAISGFPTNRGWDVDGLYDPDPDAHGKSYVREGGFLYDADRFDAAFFGIGPREAASMDPQQRLLLETSWETIERAGIAPTSLQGSATGVFVGIMYQDYSANLMQAAESSEGYVAIGSGGSIASGRVAYTLGLHGPAVTVDTACSSSLTAIHLACQALRNGECTLALAGGVTIMATPTSFVEFSRQRVLSTDGRCKPFSEKADGASWGEGIGMLLLERLSDAQRNGHPVLAVLRASALNQDGRSQGLTAPNGPAQQRVIRQALLNAQLAPGDIDVVEAHGTGTTLGDPIEAQALLATYGRHRPKEQPLWLGSIKANLGHTQAAAGVAGVIKMVLAMQHGLLPKSLHSDVPSHHVDWGSGAVRLLSAATPWPVNGHPRRAAISSFGLSGTNAHAILEEPPRASHQARAEDDTVTAFLLSGKTDSALRAQAARLREHMEAHPELGLVDLAHSLATTRSLFERRAVVVARNRDAVLTALDALAAGNVHADVVVGDADTAGKVAFVFPGQGSQWTGMARDLLEASDVFRARIEECAQALAPHIDWSLLDVLRGEPGAPSLERIDVVQPALFSMMVSLAALWRSLGIEPDAVVGHSQGEIAAACIAGALSLEDAARAIMVRARALGKLEGRGAMAAVELAADDLAPYLARGGERLAIAAINSPRSTVVSGDDEAIDALMTELAGADVFARKVGISSHSAQVDVVRDEILQQLAGIAPRPPAVAFHSTLTGRKLEDTALDADYWFRNLRHTVRFADAVQGLLADGHRFFVEASPMPTLTFTLHASLDGARGGEKNEKGGVVTGSLRRGEGDMGRLLLSIAELHVNGLAIDWTKILPPGLTVALPTYAFQRERHWLCAPKASGGPSWIPSKHPLLGAASMVADSGTWLFNGTVSRRSPAWVSDHVALGRTLLPGVALFGLAQAAASASHPTRVPVLREALVHTPLLVPERGEVRVQVSVAPDDIGFRVRIHSAPVAQRADDVVWTLHAEAFFEPCEAAASPPPALWEVPPKHAEPESLDGYYAALREHGLDYGPTFQTLRASFRDGAVRWVRSELPEALQSEATAYAMHPALLDGVLHALGLWQAEAQQGMFLPFSLEGMTVWREGATAVWARVERHRESEEIHRVEVVLYDDHGVPLGELRGLRLKRADEGALRRATGAERHRYELRWTRVPPRETRPGFDGFLHDWPAPSDDPDTLVAKTHTQTAEALAELQALVVREEPPRRVVWLTRGAVATGDADPALSLAQAPLWGLGRTARNEHPELGLRLIDVGTGEVDAKLLDAALAMDDEPELAIRDGQLLAPRLVRPGPATDEALPAIERRATYLVTGGLGALGLEVARWLAQRGAGHIALISRLPATDDATVQALDALRALGSTVTVLACDVANAGAVHALVSSLSRVRELRGIFHCAGVLDDGVLRKQTAERFAAVMAPKVAGAWNLHRAAKGLPLDFFVLFSSVAGLLGGPGQSNYAAANSFLDALAHHRRARGLPATALAWGYWAVRSNMTAHLQQADIARMGRLGLAPLAVDEGMRLFERALEAGDVLSVPVAFDLGRMRATLSRADSGSGEAVPPLLRALVAAPSSNGSSASPLLRAKIKRLPEAERARAVLDIFCEKAAAKLGLRSARDMAHDRSLLELGLNSLMAVELRQELSAHLGTKLPAALLFESPTPRKAAAAILRRLEAEHDDGDHAPALDLPAGLLALFRRAYAEGQHDHAWELLEIAARARAPRMAAEASQDSAPAPVCLARGEVRPRLICFPSLAAPTGPIQYARLAASLKDLRETWVLPHTGFARGEPLPREAASVIRDHADNVLRCSADEPFALVGCSSGGWIAYEVARELERRGVSPAGVVLLDTYLPDEVPPRFQEALRRVWMGQLDSAPRMDDELTAMMWYFRLFAGYRPAAIAARTLVIRVAEPLPGMGDGDAWRAHWEHTHDLIEIPGDHVTMIAEHAGASARAIHDWL